A genomic region of Scyliorhinus canicula chromosome 4, sScyCan1.1, whole genome shotgun sequence contains the following coding sequences:
- the LOC119965130 gene encoding gastrotropin-like yields the protein MVSIKQLSKMNFTGKYKFKSEENYEQFMKVLGVPDDAIERGKKIKFDTEIVQNGNDFTWSQIYPCHTTTNTFIVGKESEFEILNGDKVKTTAKLEGGKLLMDFSKYVHAAKIEGDTLVETSVCDEITLKTLHTKTV from the exons ATGGTGTCAATTAAGCAGCTCAG CAAAATGAATTTCACTGgaaaatataaatttaagagtGAAGAGAATTATGAACAGTTTATGAAGGTTTTAG gtgtgccCGATGATGCCATTGAGCgtgggaaaaaaattaagtttgacACAGAGATTGTCCAGAATGGGAATGATTTTACTTGGTCTCAAATTTATCCATGCCACACAACAACAAATACATTTATTGTCGGAAAGGAGTCAGAATTTGAGATACTGAATGGTGATAAAGTCAAG ACCACAGCAAAGCTGGAAGGAGGAAAACTACTCATGGATTTTTCTAAGTACGTTCATGCTGCTAAGATTGAAGGAGACACACTGGTTGAA ACATCAGTGTGTGATGAGATCACTTTAAAAACACTCCATACAAAAACAGTTTAA